A genomic segment from Lignipirellula cremea encodes:
- a CDS encoding transposase — protein MILGEVFARFEKEGPIPVMTKAALGAALTPDRLDQIFADHAVSQRVSELSFSVLVNLMGMVVAKTRKSTNAAYQACKQDISVSVNSVYDKLNGVEPLVSAALVRETATLFRELIEPMNSARPSLLPGYRVRILDGNHPGATQHRIQELRTIAAGPLPGVVLAVLDPQLGLIDDVELAEDGHAQERSLLIELINRLVPGEVWVADRNFCTSVFLQEIALNEAFFVIRQHAANVRWKPTGDRVLRGESETGQVFEQSILITDDFGAKLPARRISVELFQSGRGGEQEIHILSNLPADVDAVTISDTYRTRWSIEAAFNELRLSLNNEINTLGYPPAALFGFSLGLVIFNALAVVKAALRAAHGVEKIEKNFSFYYMADEMSMVWRGMMIAIPEDEWREALSPLTLKQLSKMLVELAGNVRLSAFQKHKRGPKRPPPKRTKRNDQPHVSTAKILAKRKKC, from the coding sequence ATGATTCTCGGCGAGGTGTTTGCGCGGTTTGAAAAGGAGGGTCCCATCCCCGTCATGACCAAAGCGGCGCTCGGTGCGGCCTTGACGCCGGATCGGTTGGATCAGATCTTCGCCGACCATGCTGTGTCGCAACGGGTGTCGGAATTGTCGTTTTCGGTGTTGGTCAATTTGATGGGCATGGTGGTCGCCAAAACTCGCAAAAGCACCAACGCCGCTTATCAAGCTTGCAAGCAAGATATCTCCGTCTCCGTGAACAGCGTCTATGACAAACTCAACGGCGTTGAGCCGCTGGTGTCCGCCGCGTTGGTGCGCGAGACGGCGACGCTGTTTCGGGAACTGATCGAGCCGATGAACAGCGCCCGTCCCAGCCTGTTGCCCGGTTATCGCGTGCGCATCCTGGACGGCAATCATCCCGGCGCCACGCAGCATCGCATCCAGGAGTTACGGACCATCGCCGCCGGTCCTTTGCCAGGCGTGGTGCTGGCGGTGCTCGACCCCCAACTCGGTCTCATCGACGATGTGGAACTGGCGGAAGACGGCCATGCGCAAGAGCGTTCGCTGCTGATCGAGTTGATCAATCGCTTGGTGCCAGGCGAGGTGTGGGTCGCCGATCGCAATTTCTGCACGTCGGTGTTCCTCCAAGAGATCGCCTTGAATGAAGCGTTTTTCGTCATTCGGCAACACGCCGCGAATGTCCGCTGGAAGCCCACGGGAGACCGTGTTTTACGGGGCGAAAGCGAAACGGGCCAAGTCTTCGAGCAGTCCATTCTGATCACCGACGACTTTGGCGCCAAGCTGCCGGCTCGCCGCATCAGCGTCGAATTGTTCCAATCGGGCCGTGGCGGAGAACAGGAGATTCACATCCTTTCCAATCTGCCGGCGGACGTCGACGCAGTGACAATCTCTGACACATACCGCACGCGCTGGAGCATTGAAGCCGCCTTCAACGAACTGCGACTGTCGCTCAACAACGAGATCAACACGCTGGGCTATCCGCCGGCGGCGTTATTCGGTTTTAGCCTGGGACTGGTGATTTTCAATGCGTTGGCTGTAGTGAAAGCCGCGCTGCGGGCGGCGCACGGCGTGGAAAAGATTGAGAAGAATTTTTCCTTCTACTACATGGCGGATGAAATGAGCATGGTGTGGCGCGGCATGATGATCGCCATCCCGGAAGATGAATGGCGCGAAGCGCTGTCGCCTTTGACGCTGAAACAGTTATCAAAAATGTTAGTGGAGTTGGCGGGGAACGTGCGTCTATCCGCCTTTCAGAAACACAAACGCGGCCCAAAACGCCCGCCGCCGAAGCGAACCAAACGGAACGACCAACCCCACGTTTCCACCGCCAAAATTCTTGCTAAACGCAAGAAGTGCTAG
- a CDS encoding N-6 DNA methylase translates to MKLKPTILAIFRRDDLKGILDDLGLEGVDRRSVDAMRGKLSRSRSVTAEDLLAWLRKPELQTVCGELGLQTKGKRDELVERILNGSNSTVAATSTRRKMNQDVQQTLDLNGNTKAPPKKKPEKLTLARLERRLFEACDILRGNMDASEFKEYIFGMLFLKRLSDQFDADRESERRKMEKKGIRADLIEKQLDNPDKFDFFVPAKAHWDKIKHLKQSVGSGLNKALAAIEDGNPNTLQDVLKGINFNRKVGQRTMDDSTLIEFIQHFDELPLSNDDFEFPDLLGAAYEYLIKYFADSAGKKGGEFYTPAEVVRTMVHLIEPKEGMACYDPCVGSGGMLIQSKHYVQESGGDPRNLSLSGQELNGGTWAVCKMNMILHGKSDGKMAVVMPHGVLFRGGDEKECRKRFIRDGVLEAVIGLPPGLFYGTGIPASVLVINKQGAAQRTSVLFINADREYKEGKNQNSLRPEDTEKITHVYHKHLDVCDDLKDLKVCLVNDRKDLEEQLGKTAQLTDEKVTYISSTDALRSKLSKDSSNLNMVMVHKFQEGQDEHVPDYLESALEIPRFENFGIVNPSERILLMIDEAHRTQAGDLGDNLFEAFPNATRLAFTGTPLIVVKDKKKTVDRFGKYIDKYKLQDAVDDGATVQILYEGKTPDSAIDRKHEFDTKVDELAKKHVESQMRKAENVETLRKIAKRDEKPFDDLVKERTAEEILALKKKWGTTGDILEADERIEAIAANLVDHYLENILPNGFKAQVVCSSKMAAIKYKKFIDKALATRLAEEQAKPVWSGDPAALPEADRDQYRDDELCQRVGFLKSVVVVSSEGTNEPAAITDSRKHAREVDAVENFKRAFNFDDPEKVNTGIAFLIVCDMLLTGFDAPVEQVMYIDKKVTNHNLLQTIARVNRVAKGKSRGQGFKASTSCV, encoded by the coding sequence ATGAAACTCAAACCCACGATCCTCGCCATATTCAGACGAGACGACCTCAAGGGCATCCTTGATGACCTGGGGCTGGAGGGTGTGGATCGCCGCAGCGTGGATGCGATGAGGGGCAAGCTGAGTCGGTCACGCTCAGTTACAGCGGAAGACCTTTTGGCCTGGTTGCGGAAGCCGGAACTGCAAACCGTTTGCGGCGAGTTGGGACTTCAAACTAAGGGCAAGCGTGACGAACTCGTCGAGAGAATCCTCAATGGCAGCAATAGCACGGTAGCAGCGACAAGCACGAGGCGGAAGATGAACCAGGACGTGCAGCAAACACTCGATCTCAACGGCAATACCAAGGCCCCGCCAAAGAAGAAGCCAGAGAAGCTGACGCTGGCTCGGCTCGAACGTCGTCTGTTCGAGGCGTGCGACATCCTGCGTGGCAACATGGATGCCTCGGAGTTTAAGGAATACATCTTCGGGATGCTGTTCCTCAAACGGCTGTCCGACCAGTTCGATGCGGACCGAGAGTCCGAACGTCGGAAGATGGAGAAGAAGGGAATTAGGGCCGACCTGATCGAGAAACAGCTAGACAACCCCGACAAGTTCGATTTCTTCGTTCCGGCCAAGGCTCATTGGGACAAGATCAAACATCTCAAGCAGTCGGTCGGCTCCGGGCTGAACAAGGCGCTGGCCGCCATTGAAGATGGCAACCCGAACACGCTGCAAGACGTATTGAAGGGCATCAACTTCAACCGCAAGGTCGGCCAGCGGACGATGGACGACAGCACGCTCATCGAATTCATCCAGCATTTCGACGAGCTTCCCCTCTCCAACGACGACTTCGAGTTCCCCGACCTGCTCGGTGCGGCCTACGAGTATCTCATCAAATACTTTGCCGACAGCGCCGGAAAGAAAGGGGGCGAATTCTACACGCCTGCCGAAGTCGTCCGCACGATGGTCCACCTGATTGAGCCAAAAGAAGGCATGGCCTGCTACGACCCGTGCGTCGGTTCGGGCGGCATGTTGATCCAGTCCAAGCATTACGTGCAGGAATCAGGCGGCGACCCCCGCAACCTTTCGCTTTCGGGGCAGGAACTCAACGGCGGCACCTGGGCCGTCTGCAAGATGAACATGATCCTGCACGGCAAGAGCGACGGCAAAATGGCCGTCGTCATGCCGCACGGCGTCCTCTTCCGTGGCGGCGATGAGAAGGAGTGCCGCAAGCGATTCATCAGGGACGGCGTGCTGGAAGCGGTCATTGGTCTGCCGCCCGGTTTGTTCTACGGCACCGGCATCCCGGCCTCCGTGCTGGTCATCAACAAGCAGGGGGCCGCCCAACGCACAAGCGTCCTCTTCATCAACGCCGACCGGGAATACAAAGAAGGCAAGAACCAGAACTCGCTGCGGCCCGAAGACACCGAGAAGATCACCCACGTCTATCACAAGCACCTGGACGTGTGCGACGACCTCAAGGACTTGAAGGTCTGCCTCGTCAATGATCGGAAAGACCTGGAAGAGCAGCTTGGGAAGACGGCGCAGTTGACCGACGAGAAAGTGACGTATATCTCCAGCACCGATGCCTTGCGGTCGAAGCTCTCCAAGGATTCCTCTAATCTGAACATGGTGATGGTCCACAAGTTCCAGGAGGGGCAAGACGAACACGTACCTGACTATCTGGAAAGCGCCCTGGAGATTCCTCGCTTCGAGAATTTTGGCATCGTCAATCCATCCGAGCGAATCTTGCTGATGATCGACGAGGCCCATCGCACCCAGGCAGGCGACCTGGGCGACAATTTGTTCGAGGCGTTCCCCAATGCGACCCGACTGGCATTTACCGGAACGCCTCTGATTGTCGTCAAGGACAAGAAGAAGACTGTTGATCGGTTCGGCAAGTACATCGACAAGTACAAGCTGCAAGATGCTGTCGATGATGGAGCCACGGTTCAAATTCTCTACGAAGGGAAGACGCCGGATTCGGCAATCGACCGCAAGCATGAATTCGACACCAAAGTGGACGAACTGGCGAAGAAGCACGTCGAGTCGCAGATGCGAAAGGCCGAGAACGTCGAGACGCTCAGGAAGATCGCCAAGCGGGACGAAAAGCCGTTCGACGATCTTGTAAAGGAACGCACCGCCGAGGAGATTCTGGCACTCAAAAAGAAGTGGGGAACAACCGGCGACATCCTCGAAGCTGACGAGCGCATCGAAGCCATCGCAGCGAATCTCGTGGATCATTACTTGGAGAACATCCTGCCCAATGGGTTCAAGGCCCAGGTGGTTTGTTCCTCGAAAATGGCAGCGATCAAATACAAGAAGTTCATCGACAAAGCCCTGGCTACACGGCTGGCCGAGGAACAGGCCAAGCCCGTTTGGAGCGGTGATCCCGCCGCACTCCCCGAAGCGGACCGAGATCAATATCGAGACGACGAACTCTGCCAGCGGGTCGGCTTTCTCAAGTCGGTCGTGGTCGTTTCCTCCGAAGGGACCAACGAGCCAGCGGCTATCACCGACTCCCGCAAACATGCCAGGGAGGTCGATGCGGTTGAAAATTTCAAACGAGCCTTCAACTTCGACGATCCCGAGAAGGTCAACACCGGAATCGCTTTCCTGATTGTCTGCGACATGCTGCTTACCGGCTTTGATGCGCCCGTCGAGCAGGTCATGTATATCGACAAAAAGGTCACGAACCACAACTTGCTGCAAACCATTGCCCGTGTGAACCGAGTCGCCAAAGGAAAGAGTCGTGGCCAGGGCTTTAAAGCTAGCACTTCTTGCGTTTAG
- a CDS encoding type I restriction enzyme endonuclease domain-containing protein: MVSSTAIIAIRANASPHTAGEVVLALKPWSRGYIVDYIGLANHLKEALSIYAADDQKDIEDTLQNINVELPVLEARFRRLLNLFKDNGVPQIEDFVEQRIDDTAVEFKVLEQAIEKMEDIKLRANFEVFLKKFMQSMDIVLPNAAANPYKVPVKRFGYILVRVKERYKDDTLSFSGAGEKVRKLIDEHLVSLGINPKIAPVELFSPRFIQELEKNQSPKAKASEMEHAIRKHCKVKFDEDPAFYAKLSEKLEALILANKENWDQLVKDLFDVRKEAEAGRKEEIDGVSAQAAPFYDLVGQLAFPKKSVPPEHGDQVKQLLSDVIEQLQKTIDIIDFWNNAPEVSRLRGELSDLMLATGIDEIVEHSDKLVTEITQLARVREKDILK, translated from the coding sequence ATGGTTAGTTCTACTGCAATTATTGCAATCCGAGCCAACGCGTCACCCCACACCGCCGGGGAGGTGGTGCTAGCTTTAAAGCCCTGGAGTCGTGGCTACATCGTCGATTACATCGGGTTGGCGAATCATCTGAAAGAGGCACTGTCGATTTACGCTGCTGACGATCAAAAAGACATCGAAGATACGCTGCAAAACATCAACGTCGAACTGCCGGTCTTAGAGGCCCGATTTCGTCGGCTGCTCAACCTGTTCAAGGACAACGGTGTTCCTCAAATCGAGGACTTTGTTGAGCAACGCATCGATGATACGGCGGTGGAGTTCAAGGTCTTGGAACAGGCCATCGAGAAGATGGAGGACATCAAGCTCAGGGCCAACTTTGAGGTCTTCCTCAAGAAATTCATGCAGAGCATGGACATCGTGCTGCCCAATGCTGCGGCCAACCCGTACAAGGTTCCGGTCAAACGATTCGGTTACATTCTCGTAAGGGTGAAGGAACGCTACAAGGACGACACCTTGAGTTTCTCCGGCGCTGGCGAGAAGGTGCGAAAGTTGATTGACGAGCATCTGGTCAGCCTGGGGATCAACCCGAAGATTGCACCCGTCGAACTGTTTTCGCCCCGGTTCATTCAGGAGCTAGAGAAGAACCAGTCGCCCAAGGCCAAAGCGAGCGAGATGGAACACGCCATCCGCAAGCACTGCAAAGTGAAATTCGACGAAGACCCGGCCTTCTACGCCAAGCTAAGCGAAAAGCTGGAAGCCCTGATCCTGGCGAACAAGGAGAATTGGGATCAGTTGGTTAAAGACCTCTTTGACGTGCGAAAGGAAGCCGAGGCAGGCCGCAAGGAAGAGATCGACGGAGTGAGCGCCCAAGCCGCCCCCTTCTATGATCTCGTTGGGCAGCTTGCTTTCCCGAAGAAGTCGGTTCCCCCGGAACACGGAGATCAAGTCAAACAGCTTTTGTCCGACGTAATTGAACAACTCCAGAAAACCATCGACATCATCGACTTCTGGAACAATGCTCCCGAGGTCAGCCGATTGCGTGGAGAATTGTCCGATCTGATGTTGGCGACCGGCATCGACGAAATCGTCGAACACAGCGACAAGCTGGTCACGGAAATCACCCAACTGGCAAGGGTGCGAGAGAAGGACATCCTCAAGTGA
- a CDS encoding M48 family metallopeptidase, whose amino-acid sequence MRTYKDIEYTLQRSNRKTASIYIERDGQVSVYVPEDLSNAQLEELLESKRKWIYRNQAEWADLNATRVQREYVNGEGFLYLGRTYRLKLVEDQANPLMLKDGLFCLRSNNGAVPDADAVFKEFYREKAIGRIPERVIFFENRMGVESKAVKVMDLKNRWASCSPGGNVNFHWKCMMAPPTVLDYIVVHELAHLIHANHTDAFWNEVDKIMPDYGDRKEWLRANGAGMDL is encoded by the coding sequence ATGCGGACCTATAAAGACATCGAATACACGCTCCAACGCAGCAACCGCAAGACCGCCAGCATTTACATCGAGCGGGACGGTCAGGTGTCCGTGTATGTGCCAGAAGACTTGAGCAACGCCCAGCTAGAGGAACTTCTCGAAAGCAAGCGGAAGTGGATTTATCGAAATCAGGCCGAATGGGCCGACCTGAATGCCACGAGGGTCCAGCGAGAATACGTCAACGGGGAGGGTTTTCTTTACCTGGGCCGCACCTATCGGCTGAAACTCGTTGAAGATCAAGCCAACCCGTTAATGCTGAAAGACGGTCTTTTCTGCCTACGGTCGAATAACGGGGCCGTGCCAGATGCCGACGCAGTGTTCAAGGAATTCTATCGAGAGAAAGCAATAGGTCGGATTCCCGAACGTGTCATCTTCTTCGAGAATCGCATGGGAGTTGAGTCGAAGGCGGTGAAGGTGATGGACCTCAAGAACCGCTGGGCCTCGTGTTCACCAGGAGGCAACGTCAACTTCCACTGGAAGTGCATGATGGCTCCACCGACCGTCCTCGACTACATTGTGGTCCACGAACTCGCCCACCTGATCCACGCAAATCATACGGATGCGTTCTGGAACGAAGTGGACAAGATCATGCCGGATTACGGAGATCGGAAAGAGTGGTTGCGGGCAAATGGTGCAGGGATGGATTTATGA
- a CDS encoding S1 family peptidase: MTHISINLNDASTEQYAAQILLIVRENAETRPAGDYYPGCLESILQFEFSPSALGLDVRGGVLRQSGGAVSSYGGDRPPDWLRQKFGEAVNWLRQRGYLVRDHSQSNDQFVEATSEGRRVEIDTLTMKFLIPRNWTEWHRQYSGLVFHTSTELATKMASGTAFLFGHRRFGTCAHNFQGPLVVYICGQEVEAIDVIKNDISDVASFTIPEPVALPSETLPVSTTLPEPGSEVAAMGFPAVPLRQPTLGIYIGSVEAVPTDYSGASQFIQVSFQTAGGNSGGPVFDQLGRIVGIVSEKTFEQVVDHRVAARAFSQVTPIARLFEIGPV; the protein is encoded by the coding sequence ATGACTCATATATCGATAAATCTCAACGACGCATCGACTGAACAGTATGCTGCTCAGATTCTCTTGATTGTTCGTGAAAATGCCGAGACAAGGCCAGCGGGTGACTACTACCCTGGATGCTTGGAGAGCATTCTACAATTCGAGTTTTCGCCATCGGCCCTTGGGTTAGACGTTCGTGGTGGCGTGCTTCGACAGTCTGGCGGTGCAGTATCGTCTTACGGCGGGGATCGCCCCCCCGATTGGTTGAGGCAAAAGTTTGGAGAGGCAGTCAACTGGCTGCGGCAGCGAGGCTATCTTGTTAGGGATCATTCCCAATCGAACGATCAATTTGTCGAGGCTACTTCTGAGGGCAGGCGAGTTGAAATCGACACGTTGACAATGAAGTTTCTGATACCTCGAAACTGGACTGAATGGCACAGACAGTACAGTGGCTTAGTTTTCCACACTTCTACTGAGTTGGCGACAAAGATGGCAAGCGGTACGGCATTCTTGTTTGGACACAGAAGATTCGGCACATGCGCTCACAATTTCCAGGGGCCACTTGTGGTGTACATTTGCGGCCAGGAAGTTGAAGCTATAGATGTCATAAAGAATGATATCTCTGACGTTGCGTCGTTCACCATACCCGAACCCGTTGCGCTCCCAAGCGAGACGCTTCCGGTATCTACGACCTTGCCGGAACCTGGTTCAGAAGTCGCTGCGATGGGATTTCCAGCGGTTCCGCTGCGGCAACCCACACTTGGAATTTACATCGGGTCGGTTGAAGCAGTGCCCACCGACTACTCCGGTGCGAGCCAATTCATTCAAGTCAGCTTTCAAACGGCTGGCGGAAACAGCGGCGGGCCGGTATTCGACCAACTTGGTCGAATCGTTGGGATTGTCTCAGAGAAGACATTTGAGCAGGTCGTAGACCACCGTGTTGCGGCACGAGCCTTTTCACAGGTGACCCCAATTGCCAGACTATTTGAAATAGGCCCGGTGTGA